One window from the genome of Immundisolibacter sp. encodes:
- a CDS encoding aromatic-ring-hydroxylating dioxygenase subunit beta translates to MAIDVQLLARVTDCLLEEAACLDQRRWDDWLALYDEDCVFWVPAWDDDDVLTEDPEAQLSLIFLHGRPRLDERVWRIRSGLSSSLLRMPRTTHMVSNVRLAGQDGECLLATANFQVNAFKHDEKRVDFFFGHYAYALSPRGDGFGIRSKKIVINNDIIPRQLDVFSV, encoded by the coding sequence ATGGCGATCGATGTGCAACTACTGGCGCGGGTGACCGACTGCCTGCTGGAGGAGGCCGCGTGTCTGGACCAGCGCCGCTGGGACGACTGGCTGGCCCTGTACGACGAGGACTGCGTGTTCTGGGTGCCAGCCTGGGACGATGATGACGTGCTGACCGAAGATCCCGAGGCCCAGTTGTCGCTGATTTTTCTGCATGGCCGGCCGCGGCTCGACGAACGCGTCTGGCGAATCCGCTCCGGCTTGTCGTCCTCGCTGCTGCGCATGCCGCGCACGACGCATATGGTCAGCAATGTGCGCCTGGCGGGCCAGGACGGCGAGTGCCTGCTGGCGACCGCCAATTTCCAGGTCAACGCCTTCAAGCACGACGAAAAGCGCGTCGATTTCTTCTTCGGCCACTACGCGTATGCGCTGTCACCACGCGGCGACGGCTTTGGCATCCGGAGCAAGAAAATCGTCATCAACAACGACAT
- a CDS encoding Rieske 2Fe-2S domain-containing protein — MRSEDLRWRIVDKPGETFKVHRSIYTDPDIYEAELKHIYEGNWIYVAHDSELPNPGDYLTTVMGRQPVIINRDSDGRLRGFVNACSHRGANVCRKRKGNAKLWTCPYHGWVFSNNGTLLDIKNEAGGAYPPHFNKAGHGLTPVPQVESYRGFIFASLNADVLPLKEHLAGAAIFLDLFADQSPSGLEILQGQSVYTHHGNWKMQAENGVDGYHVDPVHTSYFRLAALRGKKVVEAQGEDDVKAIDVLNPEANSGNYDLGNGHVVIWFDVANYRDRAAGMQYDSLVERHGEARARWMAARLRQVLIYPNLILFDGISTQVRSWRPLSQDETEVTVKCIAMKGESAEQRSRRLRQYEDFYSASGLATPDDLTEFDACQSGYYGRNAQWQDFDRGMTRRVAGPDSLAAEIGIGARVSAPDAADESLYHGEYRHWLGMLTRGLERDARQTREVA; from the coding sequence ATGCGATCGGAAGACCTTCGTTGGCGTATCGTCGACAAGCCCGGTGAAACCTTCAAGGTTCACCGCTCGATCTATACCGACCCCGACATCTACGAGGCCGAGCTGAAGCACATCTACGAAGGCAACTGGATTTATGTGGCGCACGACAGCGAGCTGCCCAATCCGGGCGATTACCTGACCACGGTGATGGGTCGCCAGCCGGTGATCATCAACCGCGACAGCGACGGTCGGCTGCGCGGCTTTGTGAACGCGTGCAGCCACCGCGGCGCCAACGTGTGCCGCAAGCGCAAAGGCAACGCCAAGCTGTGGACCTGCCCCTATCACGGCTGGGTTTTCAGCAATAACGGGACGCTGCTGGACATAAAAAACGAGGCCGGCGGTGCCTACCCGCCGCATTTCAACAAGGCTGGGCACGGCCTGACGCCGGTGCCGCAGGTCGAGTCCTATCGCGGCTTCATCTTCGCCAGCCTGAACGCCGACGTGTTGCCGCTGAAGGAACATCTGGCCGGGGCGGCGATTTTTCTGGACCTGTTTGCCGACCAGTCGCCGAGTGGCCTTGAAATCCTGCAAGGCCAGTCGGTCTACACCCATCACGGCAACTGGAAGATGCAGGCTGAAAACGGCGTCGACGGCTATCACGTGGACCCGGTGCACACGTCCTACTTCCGTCTGGCCGCGCTGCGCGGCAAGAAAGTGGTCGAGGCGCAGGGCGAGGATGACGTCAAAGCCATCGACGTGCTGAACCCCGAAGCAAACAGCGGCAACTACGACCTTGGGAATGGCCACGTCGTTATCTGGTTTGACGTGGCCAATTACCGTGATCGGGCCGCCGGCATGCAGTACGACAGCCTGGTCGAGCGCCACGGCGAGGCGCGGGCGCGCTGGATGGCGGCGCGTCTGCGCCAGGTGCTTATTTACCCGAACTTGATCCTGTTCGACGGCATATCGACCCAGGTGCGCTCCTGGCGACCGCTGTCGCAGGACGAGACCGAAGTCACCGTCAAATGCATCGCCATGAAGGGCGAATCGGCGGAGCAGCGCAGCCGCCGTCTGCGTCAGTACGAGGATTTCTACAGCGCCAGCGGTCTGGCTACGCCGGACGACCTGACCGAGTTCGACGCCTGCCAGTCCGGCTACTACGGGCGTAACGCGCAGTGGCAGGACTTCGATCGGGGCATGACACGGCGCGTCGCCGGCCCGGACAGTCTGGCCGCGGAGATTGGCATCGGAGCGCGGGTGAGCGCCCCCGACGCGGCCGACGAATCGCTCTATCACGGTGAGTATCGGCATTGGCTGGGCATGCTCACGCGCGGCCTGGAGCGGGACGCCCGGCAAACCCGCGAGGTCGCCTGA
- a CDS encoding Rieske 2Fe-2S domain-containing protein, which translates to MNKPLDYKDLAQVDRTHISLYTDPSVLQDELERIFYRSWVYVAHDSELPNPGDYKATFIGLVPVIVSRDMAGKVHVLVNRCMHRGATVCATEKGNVKSFMCPYHGWEYGLDGQLTAVAMPRGYNPGEIDKDTLNLISAVRVESYRGIIFASLLAEPDVSLTDKLSGVKEYIDLYMDFSPVGEILVGNSGVSKHLYKGNWKIQVEGSVEGYHAPVTHATAFDVMIRKMGFPGNYQDQPLHGIDGGHGNNVLEVYRMPDEAVHKRWGPEFIDLLTQAHGRERAMEVLRTRFNMVLFPNFAILEYQFRVIRPIEPELTEVRLYHTTLKGVPAKFNTRRVREHEFFYGPASFGGPDDYAVFDRMGAGYHAQMAPWVYLNRGYLSETTDDHGRRVGGHTQETQQRAPYYEYRRLMAQTGK; encoded by the coding sequence ATGAATAAACCTTTAGATTACAAAGACTTGGCGCAGGTCGATCGCACCCACATCAGTCTGTACACCGACCCCTCGGTTTTGCAGGACGAGCTGGAGCGCATCTTTTACCGCTCATGGGTGTACGTGGCGCACGACAGCGAGCTACCCAACCCCGGCGACTACAAGGCCACGTTCATCGGCCTGGTGCCGGTCATCGTCAGCCGCGACATGGCCGGCAAGGTGCACGTGCTGGTCAATCGCTGCATGCACCGCGGCGCCACCGTGTGCGCCACCGAAAAGGGCAACGTCAAGAGCTTTATGTGCCCCTACCATGGCTGGGAGTACGGCCTGGACGGACAGCTCACCGCGGTGGCCATGCCGCGCGGCTACAACCCGGGTGAGATCGACAAGGACACGCTGAACCTGATCTCGGCAGTGCGGGTCGAGAGCTACCGCGGCATCATCTTTGCCAGCCTGCTGGCGGAACCAGACGTCTCGCTGACCGACAAGCTCAGCGGCGTAAAGGAATACATCGACCTGTACATGGACTTCTCGCCGGTGGGCGAAATCCTGGTTGGCAACAGCGGTGTGTCGAAGCACCTGTACAAGGGCAACTGGAAGATCCAGGTCGAGGGCAGCGTCGAGGGGTACCACGCGCCGGTCACGCACGCCACGGCGTTCGACGTGATGATTCGCAAGATGGGTTTCCCGGGCAATTACCAGGACCAGCCCCTGCACGGCATCGACGGCGGCCACGGCAACAACGTGCTGGAGGTGTACCGCATGCCAGATGAGGCAGTGCACAAGCGCTGGGGGCCGGAGTTTATCGACCTGCTGACCCAGGCGCATGGCCGCGAGCGGGCGATGGAAGTGCTGCGCACCCGTTTCAACATGGTGCTGTTCCCGAATTTCGCGATTCTGGAGTACCAGTTCCGCGTCATCCGGCCGATCGAGCCGGAACTGACCGAAGTGCGCCTGTACCACACCACCCTGAAGGGCGTGCCGGCGAAGTTCAACACCCGCCGCGTGCGCGAGCATGAGTTCTTTTACGGCCCGGCCTCGTTCGGCGGCCCGGACGATTACGCCGTGTTCGACCGCATGGGCGCCGGCTACCACGCGCAAATGGCACCGTGGGTGTACCTGAACCGGGGCTATTTGTCGGAAACCACGGACGATCACGGCCGCCGCGTCGGCGGTCATACACAGGAAACCCAGCAGCGGGCGCCGTATTACGAGTACCGGCGGCTGATGGCGCAGACAGGGAAATAA
- a CDS encoding aromatic-ring-hydroxylating dioxygenase subunit beta → MDRDAVEAFLIEEARLIDEKRWRDWQKLFSSDALYWIPSNRLDADPLQHVSFVYDDMELLNERLIRLESEFCFAQAVPSSTLHQISNIAIAPGEQDGEIAVRSNQVIYEFKNNSQRRLEPLNIFPAFCEHILRRADTDVWQMRYKKVGLLNCDAEITNLTFLL, encoded by the coding sequence ATGGATCGCGATGCAGTAGAAGCGTTTCTGATCGAGGAAGCGCGCCTGATAGACGAAAAGCGCTGGCGTGACTGGCAAAAGCTGTTCAGCAGCGACGCGCTGTACTGGATTCCGTCCAACCGCCTGGATGCCGACCCCCTGCAGCACGTGTCGTTCGTGTACGACGACATGGAACTGCTGAACGAGCGCCTGATCCGCCTGGAAAGCGAGTTCTGTTTTGCACAGGCGGTGCCGTCAAGCACCCTGCACCAGATCAGCAACATCGCCATTGCGCCCGGCGAGCAGGACGGCGAAATCGCCGTGCGCTCGAACCAGGTGATCTATGAGTTCAAGAACAACTCGCAGCGGCGCCTGGAGCCGCTCAATATCTTTCCGGCGTTTTGTGAACATATCCTGCGACGTGCCGATACAGACGTGTGGCAAATGCGCTACAAGAAGGTTGGCCTGCTCAACTGTGACGCCGAGATCACCAACCTGACTTTCCTGCTTTGA
- a CDS encoding carboxymuconolactone decarboxylase family protein, whose product MKNEGTFNIEAADGFPFSRDSKDFKAGVALMRKVLGMEEASQIESLIDNPLFGNEIGYLFSKTWGALYARDNLPLRDRAMLLMGSDLALGREGPLKDHMRVALHAGVSPPQIIEALLQSMFYIGAPGMVLGLKVASEVLAPHMEAMKNAPTIPQQIKEGTMINDLGVRLGPINHVAMAVKDWEKTARGFGSLMGLKTWRKMEIPSAIMEKAEYYGKPCEFVWISAFAKLGDTLIELCQPVSGQTIFGDFVNAYGDGMQHVGDLSHPDPLELVRRYTSQGVKVANYCKIAGIAELFFLDTREQLGGMFLEVVAPPTYAQIAGMGEDVTFT is encoded by the coding sequence ATGAAAAACGAAGGCACGTTCAACATCGAAGCCGCGGACGGTTTTCCGTTCTCGCGCGACAGCAAGGACTTCAAGGCCGGCGTTGCGCTGATGCGCAAAGTGCTGGGGATGGAGGAAGCCAGCCAGATCGAATCGCTGATCGACAACCCCCTGTTCGGCAATGAGATCGGCTACCTGTTCTCCAAGACCTGGGGAGCGCTGTACGCGCGCGACAACCTGCCTTTACGCGACCGCGCCATGCTGCTGATGGGCAGCGATCTGGCGCTCGGGCGCGAGGGGCCGCTCAAGGACCATATGCGCGTCGCGTTGCACGCCGGCGTCAGTCCGCCGCAGATAATTGAGGCGCTGTTGCAGTCCATGTTCTACATTGGCGCTCCGGGCATGGTGCTCGGACTGAAAGTCGCCAGCGAGGTGCTGGCACCGCACATGGAAGCGATGAAGAACGCGCCCACTATTCCGCAACAGATAAAGGAGGGGACGATGATCAACGATCTTGGCGTACGACTTGGGCCCATCAACCACGTGGCGATGGCAGTGAAGGATTGGGAGAAAACCGCCCGCGGCTTCGGCAGCCTGATGGGCCTGAAGACCTGGCGCAAGATGGAAATCCCGTCCGCCATCATGGAAAAAGCCGAGTACTACGGCAAGCCGTGTGAGTTCGTATGGATTTCCGCCTTCGCCAAGCTGGGCGACACGCTGATCGAGCTGTGCCAACCGGTGTCCGGGCAAACCATATTTGGCGATTTCGTCAACGCCTATGGCGACGGCATGCAGCATGTCGGCGACCTGTCGCACCCGGATCCTCTGGAGCTGGTGCGCCGCTACACCAGCCAGGGCGTCAAGGTGGCCAACTACTGCAAGATCGCCGGCATTGCCGAACTGTTCTTCCTGGACACCCGCGAACAGCTCGGTGGCATGTTCCTGGAAGTGGTGGCACCGCCCACCTATGCGCAAATCGCCGGCATGGGCGAGGACGTCACCTTTACCTGA